The genomic interval AACCCGGCCTTGTGGAGCGCGTGGTACGCGAAGGGGTTGTTGACCGCGATCTGCACGCGGTCGTAGCCCCGGGCTTCGAGGCGGTCGCTGGCGAACGCCGCGAGTCGCGCGCCGACGCCCTCGCCGCGGCGGTCGTCGCGGACGGTGACGTACCGCAACCACGCCGTCCCGGGGTCGGTCCGGTCCTCGTTGAACGCGACGGCGGCGACGAGGTCGTCGCCGCCGTCGCGACCCGGTCCCGCGTCGTTCCGGGCCACCGCCTTCCCGGTGTTCGACATCACGAACTTCCCGGCGTAGCTGAATTCCCGGTGGTCGAGTCGGAGTTGGGGCCCCTCGTCGGGCCACCCGACCAGCGCGTACTCCATGCGTCGGCTTGGGGCCGCCGCGACAACTGTGCTTCGCCGTGGACCGGCCTGCGCCTTTTTGGAGGTCCGGGTCGTCACTCATCGCATGACCCACGCCGTGGGCGACACCGCCTTCTTCGACCGCCTCGCGCGGCGCTACGACTGGTTCGTGCCGACGCCCGACGCCGCCGAGATTCGGGCGGGACTCGACCTCGCCGACCGCGAAATCGAGCGGGTGCTGGACGTCGGCGGCGGCACCGGCAGGGGCGCGGGCGCGGTCGAGGACGCCGAGCGAATCGTGGTCGACGCCGCGCCGGGGATGGCCCGCGAGGCCCGCCGGAAGGGGTTCGAGGCCGTGCTGGCCGACGCCGCCCGCCTGCCCTTCGACGCCGACAGCGTCGATGCCGTCCTCGTCGTCGACGCGCTCCACCACTTCGGCGACCCCGAGTCGGCCCTGCGGGAGGCGGCCCGCGTCCTCCGACCCGGCGGCGTGCTGGTGGTCCGCGAAATCGACCCGACAACCCTCGTGGGCCGCCTGATCGCGGGCGGCGAGCACCTCTGGGGGTTCGACTCGCGCTTCTTCGCGCCCGACGACCTCGCCGAGCGCGTCGGCGAGGCGGGCCTCGAAGCGCGGTACCGCACGCAGGGGTTCCAGTACACCGTCGCCGGGCGCGCACCGCGGGAATCATAACGACCCGACCCCAAGCCCGAGACATGAGCAACGCCGTCGGAACGCTGGTCCGCCCGCAACTCGACCGCTCGACGGGGACCCTCGGTCTCGCGCTCGGCGACCTGGTGGTGCTGGCCGGGTTCCTCACGCTCGGGTCGATGAATCACGGTGTCGACCCCGCCACGATGACGGGCCGAGTCGCCGGGACCGTCGCACCGTTCCTGATCGGGTGGGTCGTCGCCGCGCCGCTGGTGGGGGCGTACGCGCCCGACGCGACTCGGACGGTCGGGACCGCGGCCGTGCGGGCGTCGCTCGCGTGGATTCCGGCCGCGGCCATCGGTCTCGCGCTCCGCTCGACCGACTTCTTCCACGGGGGTTCGCCGTGGACGTTCGCGCTCGTCGTGACCGGCGTCGGACTGGCGTCGTTCGTGGCGTGGCGGGCCGCGGCCGCGGTCCTCCGGTGAGCCGACCCGGGCTACGTCGGGTCGCGACCGTCCACCGGCCCGCCATCCCGACTGCATCTCGGGAGCGGCGAGCGCGCTCGCCGCTCCCGAGAGCGCCGCGAGCGTGAGACAGGACGAGGGCAGGTCGTTGGGCTCCGCGTTCGCGGCCGATGGCGTGGGACCGACCAGTGGATGGCGCGATTCTGGGACCGCCCCGACCTGATAGCTCGTCGCATAGTCGTCGATAGCTGACCGGAAGCCGGGGCGAGGAGCCTCCCGAACGACCCCGGATTCGGAATAACTGGCGAGAATACTAAAACGCGTCTGAGACGCCCGGGAGCACTAATTACCGCGGTTGTACCTCTGGAAATAGTTCGGTGGCATATCCATAAGTTATGAGAATCCAACGGAGCACGTACTATTCGCCTATCGAAAACTCCCATCTCAGGTATGGGGAAGAATTATATACCCATGCCGCATAGAATGTAATGGATTATGACTGGGTACTACGACATCATCCTTGGCCTCATTCCGCTTTCGCTGATAGGTATCACCGCCGTGCTGAGCGCAGCCGGTATCTCGCTGACCGCGGCAGTTCCCTTCGCTGCGACGGTACCGGTCGCGCTCATCGGGCACGCGCTGTTCGTCAACGGTCCGGTCGACGACATCACCTCGACCCAGTCCACTCAGTCGTCGGCCGACTCGCCTTCCTTCGAACCCGCCGACTGAACGGGTTTCCTCTGCGCTCTCTCCGCCGCTTTCTCCACCCCGCTTTCTCCACCCCACTTTCTCTCCGCCGCCTCAACGGTTTTGAGGCTGGACTGTGTTGTCCCGCCCATGACCGACACCCTGTTCCTGACGAGCGAGGAGGTTTCCGGACTCGCGACGCCCGCCGAGTACGTCGAGGCGGTCAATGAGGGCTACCGCCAGCGCGGCGAGGGCGCGCCCGCCCACCCCCGGACGAAGCTCACGAACTCCGAGCCGCCGGGAATGCTGACGGGCTACTCGGCCGTGCTCCCCGAGACCGGCGCGATGGGCGGCTACATGTACTCCGCGGGATTCGGCGCGGAGGACGCGTGGTTCGTGACGCCGGTCTTCGACGCCGAGACCGGCGAACCCCTCGCGCTGTTGGACGGCGCGAGCATGAACCCCTTCAAGACCGGGGCAGCGGGCGCGGTCGGCGTCGACGCCCTCGCGCGCGAGGACTCCAGGACGCTCGGTCTCGTCGGGAGCGGGTCGCAGGCCCGCGGGCAACTCCGCGCCGCGGCGACCGTCCGGGACTTCGAGAGCGTCTGGGTGTACTCCCCGACCAAGGAGTCCCGCGAGTCGTTCGCCGCCGAGATGAACGAGCAGTTGGACGCCTCGGTCGCGGCGGTCGCGTCCAGCGCGGCCGCGGTCGAGGAGGCCGACGTGGTGATCACCGCCACGACCGCGAGCGAACCGGTCTTCGACGGCGACCTGCTCGCGGAGGGCACCCACGTCACCGCGATGGGCCAGTACCACCCCAACAAGCGCGAACTCGACGCGACCACCATCGAGCGCGCCACGTACGTCCCGGACCTCCGCGAGCGCGTCACGCAGGACGCCGGAGCCTTCATCGCGGCGGTCGAGGAGGGCGTCGTCTCCGAGGACCACGTCCACGCCGAACTCGGCGATGTGGTCGCCGGAAACGCGCCGGGCAGGGAGTCCGAGGAGGACATCACGGTGTTCGACTCGGGCGGGACCGCCATCGAGACGGTCGCCGCCGCCCACATGCTCTACGAGAAGGCCCGCGAGGAGGGCCTCGGTTCCGAAATCTCGTTCGCACCAGCGAGCGAGGCGCTCACGGGGCGATAAGTCGGCCGTAGGTCGCGCGCCGACGAGCGCCGCTGGCGCTCGTCGGCGCGAGAACGGTGGAGAAACGAGTGGTTCGGAACCGATTCAGGCGGCGAGCAACATCGCGGCGATGAAGTTCGAACTGGTTCCGGCCTTGGTTTCGTTCTGCTTTCGCTCTACGTCGGTCATGTTTCGGGGGTGCTCCCAGTTCACACCTATACTAAATATTTACTCGGACTTGAGTATGTTGGTTCGGTAACGGATTGCGAGAGGCTCGCAAATCAGTCGTGATGGCATATCACGGGGGTTCGCCGGAGAACCGGGCTACGCCGACGCGGTATCGGTCTCGGCCGAATCCGAGGAGACCGGAATCTCGACCTCGATGTCGTCGAACTCCACGACGGGTCGCTTCGAGCGACCCGTCTCCTCGAACCGAATGACGTCGAGGTCGGCGAGTTCGGTGAGGTTCCGGTGGACCTCTTTGTAATCGAGGTCCACCATGTCGGCGACCTCGCGCATGCTCTGGGGGTCGCGTCGGGCGATAGTCCGGAGCAGTTCGAGAGTGGTCGGACGCACGATTCTGGCGAGGTCGGCCTCGTTGTGGAGGTTGAGGACGAGCATCTCGTCTGGCGATTCGCCTCGTTCGAGCGCGCGAACTCGCTCGCGCAGGTCGGCACGGGTCTCTTCGGTGGAGGCGATACGGACGTGAAGTGTGCGGTTTCGGTCGGACATGGTGTTGTGTCACCGGCGTTCTTCGACTTCCCGGACGAAGCGCTCCAACAGCGCGTCCATGCCGGGAAAGTCGATTTCTTCGGTTCGTTCGGTCTCGCCGTCTCCGACGTGTCGTTCGTGTCCCTTCGTCAGTTCGTGAGAGTTGTCGTACCGGAGTATCGTCTCTCCATCGGTCGTCCCGAAGTGAAGGCGGTACTTCCATCCGCAGGGGTACGTCTCGTCGTCGGTCTGCCGAACCGTCACCGACTCGACCGTTCCGTCGGGTCGCTTGTCGGTGTAGGTCAGCAGAACGTCTTCGCCTGCCATCCCACGAACGGATGGTCCCGCTCTGTCGTATAAACCTATGGGACTGGACCCATCAAAAAGCTACCGACGAGTCGGCTCCTCACAACCCCACCGCCTGCATCAGCGTCATCCCGCTCGCCAGCGCCCCCACGAGGTACCCGCCGATTGCGCCGCCGTTGAGCAGGGGAAGCCCCGCGTGCGCCCGGCCCTTCATCACCATCCAGATGAGCACGAGCAGTCCCGCGAGCGTGCCGACCATCGCGGTCAGCGCGGGGAGATTGAGCGCGATGCCCGACACGAGGGGGTCGGCGGGCGCGAAGAAGGCGGCGCTGGCGACCATCACCGAGGGCATCACCGCGTCGCCCAGACCGATGAAGAAGGCGTCGCGGTCGGTTATCTCGGGGCGCTCGGCCTCGGGGTGGGCGTCGTCGGCCGACTCGTCGGGCTCGTCGCCCTCGCTCTCGGCGCGTTCGTCGTCCTCTTCGTCGAGGAAGGAGAACGAGAGGGTCAGCGGGACCACGAGGATGACCGGAATCTTGAGGTCCATCACGCCGGACGCCAGCGTCAGCATGTGCTCGGTGCCGTAGACGCTGATGGCGTCGTAGACGGCGAGTACGCCGAGCAGGAGAATGGCCGGGAGCAGACCGAAGCTGATGCCGAACAGCCCGGCCGCGCCAGCCCCGATTATCACCCCCGCGCCGTCGATGACGTACCACTCGGGGTGGACCAGCAGGGCGAGCGAGACGGCCCCGGCGGCCCCGACCGCGAGGAGGTTGACGGGCGCACCCCCGACCGGGACGACCACCCACGGCGGCACGAGGACCGAGAAGACGTACCACGAGAGCAGGCCGCTGGTGAGGATGATGGCCGCTCGGAGCAACCACTGAACGTCGAGTTTGATTATCGCGAGCATCGCGGCTGTCAGCACCAGCACCGCGCCCACGTAGACGACGCTGTTCGTCGGGTCCGAGGGGTTCTCGACCTGCTGGTAGCCCGCTCGCTGGAAGGGTTCGACCAGCGCGAGCGCGCCGAGTTGGACCAGCAGGAACAGCGCGACGGTGAACCCGGCCGCCGCGAACACGCGCGTTCTGTCTTCCATGCCCGGAGCCTCACAGTCCTCGGCCTTTGGGGTTGCGGATTCGGCCGTCGGAGACGTGCATGCCCACTGGTAACGAGCGTTATGGGTCGGTAGTGGCGGGTGGAATCCGGGATATGCACGCCCTAACCCCGAGAACGGAATCAACCGTTCTCGGGGTTGAAAGTCCGGGGCGATGTGGTGAGGCCGAGACCATGCAATCGACCGGACACGTCGTGACCGTCGTTCTCGTCGCCGCCCTGCTCGTCGCGTCGGGCGCGGCCGCCGGAGTCGGTCCCCAGCAGGCCAGCGCCGACGGCTCCGACGCCGACCGCCGGACCGCCGAGACCGGGGCGACCGACGCACCGCAACTACTCGCTCCGACCGAACTCGGCGAGACCGACGCCGACGAGAGTCTCGGCACCGACCTCGCCGTCCAAGACGACCCGCCGACGCCGAACGAGCGACTGCAGGCCGCGGTCGCGGGCGTGCGCGAAGGCGCACGCCTCGCGGAGGACCAGGGCGCGACCGTCACGCCCGACGAGCGCCGCGCCGCGATTCGCGGCGCGGCGGCGGCCGCGGTCCAGTCCCAGACCGCCAGCGTGACCCAGATACAGCGGGCCGCTCGCGGGGCGGCCCACGGCTCGCTGGTCCAGTCTCAGGAGGCGAACGTGAGCCAGATTCAGGCCGCGACGCAGGGAGCGACCGCGGGGACGACCCGACAGGTCCAGGCCGTGAGCGTCGCCCAGATACAGGGCGCGTCGTACGGCGCGGCCCACGGGTCGGTCGCCCAACACCAGCGAGCCAGCGTGACCCAGATACAGCGGGTCGCGGAGGGGGCGTCCCGCGGCGCGGCCCGCTCGGCGGGTGCCCGCGAGGTGAGCGCGGTCGGCAAGATCCAGGAGGCCGCGCAGGGCGCGGCCTACGGGTCGCTCGGGACGTTCGGGCAGGTGGACCAGACACAGCGCGTCCGGGTCGAACAGCGACAGGCGGCCGCGCGGGGCGCGTCCAGCGGCGCGCTGGTCCAGTCCCAGCGCGCCGACGTCAAGCAAGTGCAGGTCGCCGCGCTCGGCGCGGCCACGGGCGGGGTCAAAGAGCGCAAGCGAGCGCCGCCGCGGCGCGTCGCGGCGGCCTGCCGGGGCGCGGCCATCGGGGGCATCAGCCAGTCCCAGCGGGTGACGGTCGAGCAGATTCAGCTCGCGGCCGAGGGGGCGTCCATCGGAGCCATCGTCCAGCAACAGGAGGCGAACGTCCGACAGGTCCAGTCGGCCGCGCAGGGGGCGGCCCGCGGCGTGCTGGTCCAGATCTCGGTGGTCCAGATTCAGGTCGTCAACGTCGTCCAGATACAGGTCGCCGCGCGGGGCGCGGCCGACGGCGCGGTCCGGTCGGCGGTCCAGAATCAGGTCGTGAACGTCCGGCAGGTCCAGTCGGCGGCGTTCGGCGCGGCCCGGGGCGGAGCGACCGTCGTCCAGACCCAGACGGTCAACGTCCAGCAGATTCAGGCGGCGACGAGCGGCGGGGCCTACGGCTCGCTGGTCCAGTCCCAGGACGCGAGCGTGACCCAGATTCAGGCGGCCTCGCGGGGCGCGGCGACCGGCGCGATACGGTCTGCGTCCCAGTCGCAGGTCGTGACCGTCGAGCAGGTGCAGGCCGCCGCGCAGGGCGCGGCGACCGGCGGCATCTCCCAGAGCCAGACCGCGACCGTCGTCCAGATCCAGAGCGCCTCGCAGGGCGCGGCGTCGGGCGCGGTGGTCCAGACCGACGCGCTCGACGCCGTGACGGTCGAGCAGGTGCTCGCGGTCTCGCAGGGCGCGGCCACCGGGGCCGCATCGAGCGCCGCCGAGGAGGGCATCGTGACCGCCCAGCAGATTCGCGCGACCGCTCAGGAGGGCGCGGCCGAGGCGAGTACCGTGGTCGCCGAGAGCCCCGAAATCGACCCGGCGGAGCTACAGGAGGCCGCCAGCTCCGCCGCCGCGACCGCGGCGGCGGAGCTTCCCGACGAGACGCCGGACGAGACCGCGACCACGGAAGCGACGACCGAGACGCCTGAGGTGACACCCACCACGACGACCGAGGGAACGACCGAAGAAACGGCGACGACCACGATAGGAACGACGACCGAGGGAACGACCGAAGCCACGACCACCACGATAGGAACGACGACCGAAGCCACGACCACCACGGAACCGACGACCACCGAAGAGACGACCACAGAGGCCACGACCACAGAGGCCACGACTACCGAAGAGACGACCACAGAACCCACGACGCAAGAGACTACGACCGAAGAACCAACGACGACCCCCGAGACCACCACCGAAGCAACGACGACCGAAGTCGAAGGGGTCGCCAGCGTGACCTTCGAGGACCAGACCGCCGACGACGAGGTCGAGGTCGAGTCGGCCGTCCTCCCCGAGGGCGGGTTCGTCGCGGTCTACGACCGGAACGGCGAGTTCGCGGGGGTCTCGGAGTACCTCGACCCCGGCGAGTACGAGGCGGTCGCGGTCGGACTCGACCGCGACTTCTCGGACCGGCAGGTGATGATCGCGGTCCCCCACCGCGACACCGACGGCGACGAAGAGTTCGGATTCGTCGACGACGCGGAACTCGACGACCCGTATCTGAACGAGACCGACGACCTCGTCTTCGACGGTGCCGTGGTGGACTTCGGCGGCGAGGCGGCCGCGACGACCACCGCCGACCTCCCGACGACCGAGGTTCCGGCGGAACCGGACGAGACCACGACGGCCGAGGAGACCACGGACACGCCGACACTTGAGGAGACCAGGGAAACCACGACGACCGAAGCGGTCACGGAGACGACCGACCTCCCGGAGGAGACGACCACCGAGGAAATAACGGAAACCACGACGACCGAGGAGACTACCACCGAAGAAATAACGGAAACCACGACGACCGAGGACACGACCACCGAAGAGACGACGACAACGCAGGCGACCCCGACCACCGAAGAGACGACGACAACGCAGGCGACCACGACCACCGAGGAGACCCCCGAACTGACGCCGACGCCCCAGGAGACGCCCACCGAGGCCCCGCCCGAGGACGAGGTCTTCGCCAACGTCACCTTCGAGAACCAGACCGCAGACGACGAGGTCGAAGTCGAGTCCGCAGTCGTTCCGGACGGCGGATTCGTCGCGGTCTACGACCCGTTCGGCGAGTTCGCGGGCGTCTCGGAGTACCTCGAACCCGGCGAGTACGAGGAGGTCGCGGTCGAACTCGACCGCGACCTCTCGGGCCAGCAGGCGATGATAGCGGTGGTCCACAACGACACCGACCGCGACGAGGAGTTCGACTACGTCGACACCGACGGCGCGGAGGACCTGCCGTACCTCAACGAGACGGACGAACTCGCGTTCGACGGTGCGGTCGTGGACTTCGGCGGCGAGGAAGTCGCGACGACCACCGCCGACCTCCCGGCGACCGTCGAACCCGGGACGGCGGCCGCGGCGGAGTCGAGGAGTTCGCCGACCGCGCCCGCCGAACCCGGCGCGCTCCTCGGTGTCGTCGGGTTCGCCGGGGCCGCCGTGCTGTTCGCGCGGTCGGCGAGGAGGTAGGGAGTCGGAAGCCCGGCGGTCGGCCCGCGGGCCGACCGCCGGGCTCGTGGCGGATGCACCGGAATTTCACCGCGCGTAGAGCTTCTCGCCGAGCAGGGTCGGGAGCGCGACGCCCGCGTCGGGCGAGACGGCCACGTAGGGGCGAGCGACGGGGCCGAACACGTCGACGACCCGACCGACGCTGGTGAGCTGCTCGTCGACCGCCTCGGTCCCGATGTCCGGGTGGTCCTCGCCCGGACACCGCACGATTGCGAGTCCCTGCGCGGTCCGGACGACTTCGCCGAGTCGCTGCATCAGTCCCTCAGGGCGGTGACGTAGGCGGCGACCGCCTGTATCAGGTCGTTCTTCGAGGAGTCGTCGGCGTTCTTCACCAGCACCCGACCCCGCTCGGTCCAGTTCTCCCGGGAGTAGGCCTTGTCGCGCTCGATTATCGCGTCGTAGCCCACCTGCTGGACCGCCTTGGCTATCTCGTCGACCGTCGGCTCCTCGACGGCCATCTCCACAGCGACCCGGCGGCCCTCGTTCCGGCTCTTCTCCGCGTCGAAGTACGCGGGCCAGAGGACTTTCTCGACCATGTTCGATGGGTCGCACCGGCCCGTTAAACACCTTTCCCGTTGGGTACGAACGGGGAGAAATCGAGGGGGTTCAGTACCGACGTGCGAGCAGGACTGCGCCCGCGAGCGCGGCGAGCGCCGCGGGGACCCCGAAGCCGGGCACGTCGCTCGACGAGTCGCTCGACGCGCCGGTCGTGGTGTCGGTCTCCTCGGCCATCGCGCCCTCGTCGGTCGTCGCTTCGGTGGTGGTCGGTTCGTCAGTCGTCGCGTCGGTCGTGGTCGGTTCGTCTGTGGTCGTCGCTTCGGTGGTGGTGGTCGTCTCCGCGGTCGCGTTCGCCTCCTCGTACGCCTCGGGGTGGAACGCCTGAGCCATCTGGACGATGGCGTTGACCACCCGGGGCGCGGGCTGGCTGATGTTCTCGTTGGTGACCGTCGTGACTTGGTCGTTCTGCACGGCGGTGGTGGCGTTGTAGGCGTCGGTCTGCGGGTACACGCCGTACGCGCCGAGCTGGACTATCCACTCGGGGTCCTGCTCGACGATGACCTCCTCGCTGATCTGCTTGTAGCCCGAGACGTTGGCCTCGACCGCGATGTTGGTGCCGCCAGCGACCTCGACCATGTTGCTCACGAAGGTGCCCTGCCCGGCGGTGTAGCCGCCGCCGACCGACACGAACACGCGCGGCGACTCGGAGTTCTCGACCGCCTCCTCGACGGTCTCGACGCGGTCGCGCATCGACGCCACGGTCTCGTCGGCGGCCTCGCAGTTGCCGGTGAGTTCGCCGATGCGCTCGGTCTTCGCGTAGATGTCGTCGAGCGAGGTGGCGAACCGGGTCTTGTAGACGGTCAGGCCCGCGTCCCGGAGGCGCTCGACCGTCTCGTTCGGGATGACGTTCGGCGCGAGCACGAGGTCGGGGTCGGTCGAGACGACCTTCTCGACGCTGACGGTCTGGTTGCCCGCGGCCGAGACGTTGGTGCGCGAGTCAGCGCCGTCGAGGTACAGCGCGTACTGGGTCAGTCCGACGACCTGCTCTTCAGCGCCGAGTTCCCACATCGTCTGGGCCGCGCTCGGCGAGAGCGTGGTGACCCGCTCGGGGGACTCCTCGACCGTCACTTCGGTTCCCGTCGCGTCGGTGTGGGTCGCGGGGAACGAACACTCCGCCTGCGTCGCGCTGGTGCCGGACGCGGCCGCGACCGGAGCCACACCGGCCGTCAACAGCATCAGCACCGCGAGTACGCTCGTGACCTTCGTCTTCATGCGTCCCGAACTCCGACCGTATCCAATAAGTATTTACCTAAAGCAAGCTGGCTTTCAGACACGAACCATGCGATGGGGTCCGCGCGCCGCGAGCTGGTCGGCAGGATTGGTCGCCGCGCTAGCGGTCGTGGTGGTCGCGAGCGCGGCGCTCGGCCCCGTCAAGCTCGACTACGTCGTGGTCGGGAAGGTCCTGCTGAACTCGCTCTCGGTCCCCGCGGGGCTCGCGGTCGGCGAGCGCACGCTCCGGGTCGCGGGACTCGCGCTCTCGGTCCCCGCGCCCGCGGTCGAGTTCGCGCCCCTGTTTCGCTTCGCGGTCCCCGACACCGCCACCACCATCGTCACGACCCTCCGACTCCCGCGCATCGCGCTCGGCGCGGTCGTGGGGTTCGCGCTCGCCACCGCGGGCGTCGTGATGCAGGGGTTCTTCCGGAACCCGATGGCCGACCCCTCCATCATCGGCGTGTCGTCGGGCGCGGCGGTCGGCGCGGTCGCGACCATCGCGGTCCCGGTCGCGGTGCCGGTCCCGCTCCCCGTCGCGGCCTTCCTCGGCGCGATACTCGCCGCGTTCGGAGTGTATCTGCTCGCGACCGAGGACGGCCGGACCCCGGTCGCCACCCTCCTGCTCGCGGGCGTCGCGGTCCAGACCCTCCTCGGGGCGGTGGTCTCGTACCTCATGCTTCAGAGCGGCCGGGGCCTCCGCCGGGCGGTGTACTGGCTGATGGGCCACCTCCACCTCGCCTCGTGGGACGACGTGACGCTGGTCGCCCCGGTCGCCCTCCTCGGATTCCTCGTGCTGTTCGCCTACGCCCGGGACCTCAACGTCCTCCTGCTCGGCGAGGAGGACGCCCACGCGCTCGGCGTCGAGGTCGAGCGCACCAAGCGCCTCCTGCTCGCGGTCGCCAGCGTCGTGACGGGCGCGGCGGTCGCGGTCTCGGGTGTCATCGGCTTCGTCGGCCTCGTGGTCCCCCACGTAATGCGCCTGCTCGTCGGCCCCGACCACCGGGTCCTCTTGCCGACCTCCGCCTTGGCGGGCGCGACCTTCCTCGTCGCGACCGACACGGTCGCCCGGTCGGGCGCGGGCGAACTCCCGGTCGGCATCGTCACCGCGTTCCTCGGCGCGCCCTTCTTCCTCTATCTCCTGCGAACCCGGGAGGTGCACGCGCTGTGAGGGGGATTCCCGGCAATATCGCGCCCAACTACGCATCCGCCAGTATCGCCCGGCAACACAGTCCACCGAGGGCGGGACTGAAAGGGGCCGCCCGCTCGCGCACCGCTTGGTCGTCTCCGCGGGCAACTATTCGGCGCGCGGTTTGCGCCGAATATCCCGCGGAGCGACCGCGAGCGGGCGGGGGCTTTCTGGCCGTTCGTCGTCCAATCTGTTCGAACGTTTCGTGGCGAGCGGGCGGGGGCTTTCGGGGACGAAACCGCCGTAGTCCCCTTGACACCGACCGATCAAAACACGACTCTGAGGAGGTCGACAGACGATGATAGAGATAGACGACGTCGCGGTCGAACTCGGCGGAAACCGAATTCTCGACGGCGTGACCACCACCGTCGACGACGGCCGGTTCGTCGGTCTCGTCGGGCCGAACGGCGCGGGCAAGACCACCCTCCTCAGAACCATCACCGGAGCCCTCACCCCGGACGCGGGCGAGGTCCGTCTCGGCGGCGACCCAGTGAGCGCCCTCTCCTCGAAGGCCGCCAGCCGCCGGGTCGCGGTCGTCCCGCAGGACACCTCCCTCTCGTTCGACTTCCCGGTCGAGGAGGTAGTGGCGATGGGGCGCAACCCCTACAAGTCGCGGTTCTCGACCGGGAGCGCGCGCGGTGGTGACGGAGACGCCACGACCGACCGCGAACTGGTCGCGGCCGCGATGGCCCGCACCGAGGTCGCCCACCTCGCAGATCGGCCCATCACCGCGGTGTCGGGCGGCGAGCGCCAGCGCGTCCTGCTCGCGCGGGCGCTCGCGCAGGACGCCCCGGCGCTGCTACTCGACGAGCCGACCGCGAGCCTCGACATCAACCATCAGGTCCGGACGCTGGAGTTGGTCCGCGAACTGGTCGACGACGACGGCAAGACCGTGGTCGCGGCCATCCACGACCTCAACCTCGCGGCCCACTACTGTGACGAACTCCTCCTGCTCGCCGACGGGGTGATTCGGGCGAGCGGCGACCCCGCGGCGGTCCTCTCGGAGGGCAACCTCGAAGCCGCGTTCGACACCCGCGCGGTGGTCTCCAGCCACC from Halorussus salilacus carries:
- a CDS encoding H/ACA ribonucleoprotein complex subunit GAR1, whose protein sequence is MQRLGEVVRTAQGLAIVRCPGEDHPDIGTEAVDEQLTSVGRVVDVFGPVARPYVAVSPDAGVALPTLLGEKLYAR
- the srp19 gene encoding signal recognition particle subunit SRP19 → MVEKVLWPAYFDAEKSRNEGRRVAVEMAVEEPTVDEIAKAVQQVGYDAIIERDKAYSRENWTERGRVLVKNADDSSKNDLIQAVAAYVTALRD
- a CDS encoding PGF-CTERM-anchored ABC transporter substrate-binding protein — encoded protein: MKTKVTSVLAVLMLLTAGVAPVAAASGTSATQAECSFPATHTDATGTEVTVEESPERVTTLSPSAAQTMWELGAEEQVVGLTQYALYLDGADSRTNVSAAGNQTVSVEKVVSTDPDLVLAPNVIPNETVERLRDAGLTVYKTRFATSLDDIYAKTERIGELTGNCEAADETVASMRDRVETVEEAVENSESPRVFVSVGGGYTAGQGTFVSNMVEVAGGTNIAVEANVSGYKQISEEVIVEQDPEWIVQLGAYGVYPQTDAYNATTAVQNDQVTTVTNENISQPAPRVVNAIVQMAQAFHPEAYEEANATAETTTTTEATTTDEPTTTDATTDEPTTTEATTDEGAMAEETDTTTGASSDSSSDVPGFGVPAALAALAGAVLLARRY
- the btuC gene encoding vitamin B12 ABC transporter permease BtuC gives rise to the protein MRWGPRAASWSAGLVAALAVVVVASAALGPVKLDYVVVGKVLLNSLSVPAGLAVGERTLRVAGLALSVPAPAVEFAPLFRFAVPDTATTIVTTLRLPRIALGAVVGFALATAGVVMQGFFRNPMADPSIIGVSSGAAVGAVATIAVPVAVPVPLPVAAFLGAILAAFGVYLLATEDGRTPVATLLLAGVAVQTLLGAVVSYLMLQSGRGLRRAVYWLMGHLHLASWDDVTLVAPVALLGFLVLFAYARDLNVLLLGEEDAHALGVEVERTKRLLLAVASVVTGAAVAVSGVIGFVGLVVPHVMRLLVGPDHRVLLPTSALAGATFLVATDTVARSGAGELPVGIVTAFLGAPFFLYLLRTREVHAL
- a CDS encoding heme ABC transporter ATP-binding protein: MIEIDDVAVELGGNRILDGVTTTVDDGRFVGLVGPNGAGKTTLLRTITGALTPDAGEVRLGGDPVSALSSKAASRRVAVVPQDTSLSFDFPVEEVVAMGRNPYKSRFSTGSARGGDGDATTDRELVAAAMARTEVAHLADRPITAVSGGERQRVLLARALAQDAPALLLDEPTASLDINHQVRTLELVRELVDDDGKTVVAAIHDLNLAAHYCDELLLLADGVIRASGDPAAVLSEGNLEAAFDTRAVVSSHPVTGSTYVTALPERPPEDESAGRVHVVGGGGTVSRLLYLLSAAGYEVSVGALNEGDSDLETARSLGLDAVADEPFAPVGDAARREVESRIRNADATVVGDVEVGAGNLDNLRAVREAESVVVVEERPFEQRNYAGSEAAALYRELSERGRVVGPDELLSAVADAVSSGVESVSADSE